From Mesoaciditoga lauensis cd-1655R = DSM 25116, a single genomic window includes:
- a CDS encoding NAD(+)/NADH kinase — protein MMKFKTALIFRNEKKPRTVEAFQALKIKLEKRGLKVIDVEAADEQTIAFVLGGDGTVLKASKILSRKNVSVVGINFGHLGFLSPYEFSRIDDVLHEIIDKSTYKVVRRGFLKVTDEKGESREFFNDFVIQRAVRSHMLKIAVNIDGSEMGEMLCDGMIFSTPTGSTAYNLSAGGSVIDPNLSLISIVPMMAHAFAAWPVITSFERKIKVNVRPREDEEYFCIGDGEEICAKNGTHEFEISGSQSYLNFLCTWDINFFKLVHTKLGWGIHNGFGGKHDLKV, from the coding sequence ATGATGAAGTTTAAAACGGCGCTTATATTCAGAAACGAAAAGAAACCAAGGACGGTCGAAGCCTTTCAAGCTTTAAAAATCAAGCTTGAAAAGAGGGGCTTAAAAGTGATAGATGTGGAAGCGGCTGATGAACAAACCATCGCCTTCGTTTTAGGAGGAGATGGTACGGTTTTAAAAGCTTCCAAAATTCTTTCCCGCAAGAATGTGAGCGTTGTGGGAATAAATTTTGGTCATCTGGGTTTTTTAAGTCCCTATGAATTCAGCAGAATAGACGATGTGCTTCACGAAATAATAGATAAAAGCACTTACAAGGTGGTAAGAAGGGGATTTTTAAAAGTCACAGATGAAAAAGGTGAGAGCAGAGAATTCTTCAACGATTTCGTCATTCAACGTGCGGTGAGGTCTCACATGCTCAAAATAGCCGTTAACATAGATGGAAGTGAAATGGGAGAAATGCTTTGTGATGGCATGATTTTCTCCACGCCAACAGGTTCAACCGCTTACAATTTATCAGCGGGAGGATCTGTGATAGATCCAAATCTCTCTTTGATCTCCATAGTTCCGATGATGGCTCATGCTTTTGCCGCATGGCCTGTGATAACATCTTTCGAGAGGAAAATAAAGGTAAACGTGAGGCCACGTGAAGACGAAGAGTATTTTTGCATTGGCGATGGAGAAGAAATTTGCGCAAAAAATGGCACGCACGAATTTGAAATAAGTGGTTCACAGAGTTATTTGAATTTCTTATGCACATGGGATATAAACTTCTTTAAGTTGGTTCACACGAAATTAGGATGGGGAATTCACAACGGTTTTGGAGGAAAGCATGACCTCAAAGTGTAA
- a CDS encoding YggT family protein, whose product MFVLANFVYAIAVILNIVIVFAITILIIDSILSFILPYYHPFRRILDQMCDPMVRPLRRFIPPIGMFDFSPFVALLILIFLQAFVVNTLFDLSIVLKR is encoded by the coding sequence GTGTTCGTCTTGGCAAATTTCGTATACGCTATAGCCGTCATTTTAAACATCGTGATAGTTTTTGCCATAACCATTTTGATAATTGACTCAATTTTGAGTTTTATTTTGCCGTATTATCATCCTTTCAGAAGGATTTTAGATCAAATGTGCGATCCAATGGTGAGGCCGTTAAGGCGCTTTATCCCGCCGATCGGAATGTTCGATTTTTCTCCCTTCGTTGCTTTACTGATATTGATATTTCTTCAAGCGTTCGTTGTTAACACGTTATTCGATCTCAGCATAGTGCTAAAAAGATGA
- the ruvB gene encoding Holliday junction branch migration DNA helicase RuvB → MGRLLSSEPQNEDESFVSIRPLSLGEYIGQSNVKERLSIAIQAAKIRGDVLDHVLLAGPPGLGKTTLATIIAHETGGRLHTTSGPVIERQGDLAAVLTSLSSGDVLFIDEIHRLPHAVEEVLYAAMEDFKLDILVGKGPGARTVRLSVNPFTLVGATTRSGLLTPPLRNRFGMVLELDFYKVEELKTIVERTARILGVKIDDACAMEIAKRSRGTPRVANRLLKRIRDFATVKSKEEITLEIVEEAFKSMNIDEYGLDETDRKILTKIAHDYRGGPVGLNALAATVGMEAETISEVYEPYLLQGGFIARTSRGRILTTKGYSAIGESLINLGNSELRSD, encoded by the coding sequence ATGGGTAGATTGTTATCTTCAGAACCTCAAAATGAAGACGAAAGTTTTGTAAGCATAAGGCCTTTATCGTTAGGCGAATACATAGGTCAAAGTAACGTTAAAGAGCGGTTAAGCATTGCCATACAAGCCGCAAAGATACGTGGAGACGTGTTAGATCATGTGCTTTTGGCAGGACCCCCTGGATTGGGAAAAACCACACTTGCCACGATAATAGCCCATGAAACTGGTGGGAGGCTTCATACGACCAGTGGACCTGTCATCGAAAGGCAAGGAGATCTTGCGGCAGTCCTTACTTCGCTCTCAAGTGGTGACGTGCTTTTCATAGATGAAATACACAGGCTTCCCCACGCGGTGGAAGAGGTTTTGTATGCCGCAATGGAAGATTTTAAGCTTGATATCCTGGTGGGAAAAGGGCCAGGAGCGAGAACGGTTAGGCTTTCGGTAAATCCCTTTACACTAGTTGGTGCCACGACACGAAGTGGGCTTTTGACGCCTCCATTGAGAAACCGTTTTGGAATGGTGTTAGAGCTTGATTTTTACAAAGTCGAAGAGTTGAAGACTATAGTTGAAAGGACTGCGCGGATTCTTGGCGTGAAAATAGATGATGCGTGCGCCATGGAAATAGCGAAAAGATCACGTGGAACTCCCCGAGTTGCCAACAGGTTGTTGAAAAGGATACGTGACTTTGCAACCGTTAAATCGAAAGAGGAGATCACGCTGGAAATAGTTGAAGAGGCGTTTAAATCCATGAACATCGATGAATACGGTTTGGATGAAACCGATAGAAAAATCCTTACAAAAATAGCTCATGATTACAGAGGAGGCCCTGTGGGATTGAATGCGCTGGCTGCAACTGTTGGAATGGAAGCTGAAACCATCAGCGAAGTTTACGAGCCTTATCTTTTGCAAGGAGGCTTTATCGCAAGAACATCGCGTGGGAGAATTTTGACCACAAAAGGATATAGTGCCATAGGAGAATCTTTGATAAACCTTGGAAATTCTGAATTGAGGAGTGATTGA
- the asnS gene encoding asparagine--tRNA ligase, whose protein sequence is MARWVYIEDVAEHVGEEIEIRGWMFNKRSSGKIHFLQLRDGTGFIQAIVEKSSVDEETFKKADSLRIESSVIVQGGVREDKRSPYGFEMDVNNIQIVQIPTEDYPISKKEHGIDFLMTNRHLWLRSKRQFHILKIRDEVIKAIREFYHSKKFVLIDTPILTGAIGESAGELFSVKYFDLGKAYLAQTGQLYLEAAAMALGKVFNLGPTFRAEKSKTRRHLTEFWMNEAEMAYYTSDDNMTLQEELVSYVIQKVLERAGEHLAALDRDTTPLEKIEPPFPRVSYGEAIKLLQKKGFDIKWGDDIGGDEETGISEEFEKPVMVYNYPRKIKAFYMQPNPENPEVVLCDDMLAPEGYGEIIGASERIYDLDLLIERIKEFNLPVESYDWYIDLRRYGSVPHSGFGMGVERLVAWICKLDHIREAIPFARTIYRIHP, encoded by the coding sequence TTGGCTCGATGGGTGTACATAGAAGATGTGGCAGAACATGTGGGAGAAGAAATTGAAATAAGAGGTTGGATGTTCAACAAGCGTTCAAGCGGAAAGATACACTTTTTACAGTTGAGAGATGGAACGGGATTCATTCAGGCTATTGTTGAAAAATCCTCTGTGGATGAAGAAACTTTCAAAAAGGCCGATTCTCTAAGGATAGAATCAAGCGTTATCGTTCAGGGGGGTGTTCGGGAAGACAAAAGATCACCTTACGGCTTTGAAATGGATGTCAATAACATTCAAATAGTTCAGATTCCAACAGAAGACTATCCAATTTCAAAAAAGGAACATGGCATAGATTTCTTGATGACCAACAGACACCTTTGGCTCCGATCGAAAAGACAGTTTCATATTTTGAAGATTCGCGACGAAGTTATAAAGGCGATAAGAGAATTCTATCATTCTAAAAAATTTGTTCTCATCGATACGCCCATACTTACCGGAGCAATAGGTGAGTCCGCCGGGGAGCTTTTCAGCGTGAAATATTTCGATCTTGGGAAAGCCTACCTTGCCCAAACGGGTCAACTTTATTTGGAAGCTGCAGCGATGGCTCTGGGAAAGGTTTTTAACCTGGGACCAACGTTCAGGGCTGAAAAATCGAAGACGCGCAGACACTTAACGGAATTTTGGATGAATGAGGCGGAAATGGCTTATTACACTTCCGATGACAACATGACACTTCAGGAAGAACTCGTTTCGTACGTCATTCAAAAAGTTTTGGAAAGGGCAGGAGAGCATCTTGCTGCCCTTGATAGGGACACAACACCGCTTGAAAAGATAGAGCCTCCATTTCCACGTGTAAGCTACGGTGAAGCCATAAAGCTTTTGCAAAAGAAAGGATTCGACATAAAATGGGGAGACGATATAGGCGGAGACGAAGAAACCGGCATAAGCGAGGAATTTGAAAAACCCGTTATGGTATACAACTATCCAAGAAAGATAAAGGCTTTCTACATGCAGCCGAATCCGGAAAACCCGGAAGTGGTTTTATGTGATGATATGCTGGCGCCTGAAGGATACGGAGAAATCATAGGTGCTTCTGAACGCATTTACGATTTGGATTTGCTTATAGAAAGAATAAAAGAATTCAATTTGCCTGTTGAATCTTATGACTGGTACATCGACTTGAGAAGATACGGAAGCGTCCCACACAGTGGTTTTGGAATGGGAGTTGAAAGGCTTGTCGCCTGGATATGCAAATTAGATCATATAAGAGAAGCTATCCCATTTGCCAGAACCATCTACAGGATTCATCCGTGA
- a CDS encoding S-layer homology domain-containing protein produces MKKSLMVVAIVGVLLMASLVFAATYSDVPANSIYAPAVEALTKAKIMVGSNGLFNGSATVNRYQLAQTAYNLLNYLENDPLLAKAQDITALQTVINSVVKKVGNNDAVVANLQKEVNSLKVVVDELKGTPNLAKIVASNTDSINTLQTLLVDIKTSLSSKVDAASANADKALKFANINNNMIANQAREIASLKQDMKALKAASSNDELMKVKGDLEAEINQTSAFIYRKISVATKPIADNKKAIDDLKAQVKDLKKTVDDNYVALNTSISSVRSSLSNEISFAQNDLKTTKAQLSSEISNTKVALEQEIANANNKANIAMWTGVAGIAVGAIGFGTFLYWVWNYWSY; encoded by the coding sequence ATGAAAAAAAGCCTTATGGTAGTTGCTATTGTTGGCGTGTTATTAATGGCTTCGCTGGTATTTGCGGCGACCTATTCTGATGTACCGGCCAATAGCATCTACGCACCAGCCGTTGAGGCTCTTACCAAGGCTAAAATTATGGTAGGCTCAAACGGGCTCTTCAACGGTTCAGCAACCGTCAACAGATATCAACTCGCACAGACAGCCTACAACTTGCTGAATTATCTTGAGAATGATCCTCTTCTTGCGAAAGCACAGGATATAACCGCTTTGCAAACGGTGATTAACTCTGTGGTCAAGAAGGTAGGCAACAACGATGCGGTAGTTGCCAATCTCCAAAAAGAAGTTAATTCCTTGAAGGTAGTTGTAGATGAGCTTAAGGGCACACCTAATCTTGCAAAGATCGTTGCCAGCAACACAGATTCTATCAACACGCTTCAAACTCTGTTGGTAGACATCAAAACGTCTTTGTCATCTAAAGTTGATGCCGCATCTGCAAATGCCGATAAGGCCCTTAAGTTTGCGAACATCAACAACAACATGATCGCGAACCAGGCAAGAGAAATTGCTTCGCTCAAACAAGACATGAAGGCTCTCAAGGCAGCTTCCAGCAACGATGAACTTATGAAAGTCAAAGGCGATTTGGAAGCTGAAATCAACCAAACTTCCGCATTTATTTACAGAAAGATCTCCGTGGCTACCAAACCAATAGCTGACAACAAGAAAGCCATTGACGATCTGAAAGCACAGGTTAAAGACCTTAAAAAGACCGTTGATGACAATTACGTTGCTCTCAACACATCCATCTCAAGTGTTAGAAGCTCACTCTCCAACGAGATAAGCTTTGCACAAAATGATCTGAAAACGACAAAAGCACAACTTTCAAGTGAGATTTCAAACACCAAAGTGGCTCTTGAACAAGAAATAGCCAACGCTAACAACAAAGCGAACATCGCTATGTGGACAGGTGTTGCTGGAATAGCCGTTGGTGCAATAGGTTTTGGAACGTTCCTTTATTGGGTTTGGAATTACTGGAGCTATTGA
- the tyrS gene encoding tyrosine--tRNA ligase, with protein sequence MIKPEEQLRILKRNVEELISEEELLERLKTGRPLRVKLGVDPSRPDLHLGHAVVLKKLREFQDLGHIVVLIIGDFTARIGDPSGRSKTRPMLSAEEAKKNAVSYQEQAFKILDRSKTELRFNSEWLEPLNFEDVIRLAAKYTVARMLERDDFEKRYKNGEPISIAEFLYPIAQAYDSVAVKSDVEMGGTDQKFNLLVGRKYQEEFGQKPQIVMTMPLIEGTDGNLKMSKSYNNYVAITDTPQDVYGKIMSIPDSLMFKYAKLLTDLDVEKAEKDVKSEKLHPMEFKKRLAFEITKWLHDEESAKKAEEYFVSTFSKKETPKEIKEVEAKNGVKLSQFLKEIGATSSSSEAKRLIKQGGVKIDNTPVKDPFFVTNFKGGEIIRVGKLKFYKIKIS encoded by the coding sequence ATGATAAAGCCTGAAGAACAACTTCGAATTCTTAAGAGAAATGTTGAAGAACTGATAAGTGAGGAAGAACTTTTAGAGCGCCTCAAAACGGGAAGGCCTTTAAGAGTGAAATTGGGTGTGGACCCATCGCGACCCGATCTTCATTTGGGGCACGCTGTGGTTTTAAAAAAGTTAAGAGAGTTTCAAGATTTAGGCCATATTGTCGTGCTGATAATAGGCGATTTTACAGCTAGAATAGGCGATCCATCGGGACGTTCAAAAACACGTCCCATGCTTTCGGCAGAAGAGGCAAAAAAGAACGCGGTTTCTTACCAGGAGCAGGCATTTAAGATCTTAGATCGTTCTAAAACGGAGTTACGATTTAATTCAGAATGGTTGGAGCCGCTGAATTTTGAAGATGTCATAAGATTGGCTGCAAAATACACCGTTGCCAGGATGTTGGAAAGAGACGACTTTGAAAAACGATACAAGAATGGAGAGCCCATAAGCATTGCCGAATTTTTGTATCCAATAGCCCAGGCATACGACTCCGTTGCGGTTAAATCTGATGTCGAAATGGGTGGAACGGATCAGAAATTCAACCTCCTTGTTGGCAGAAAATACCAGGAGGAGTTTGGCCAAAAGCCACAGATAGTTATGACGATGCCTTTGATAGAAGGAACGGACGGAAATTTGAAGATGTCGAAAAGTTACAACAATTACGTCGCCATAACCGATACCCCTCAAGACGTGTATGGAAAGATAATGTCTATACCAGATAGCTTGATGTTTAAATACGCCAAACTTTTAACCGATTTAGACGTTGAAAAAGCTGAAAAGGATGTTAAATCGGAAAAGCTGCATCCGATGGAATTTAAAAAAAGATTGGCGTTTGAGATAACAAAGTGGTTGCACGATGAGGAATCGGCAAAGAAAGCTGAGGAATATTTCGTTTCCACCTTCTCAAAAAAAGAAACTCCAAAAGAGATAAAAGAAGTTGAAGCGAAAAATGGCGTGAAACTTTCACAATTTTTGAAAGAAATAGGTGCAACTTCTTCATCCAGTGAAGCCAAAAGGCTTATAAAACAAGGTGGCGTGAAGATAGATAACACGCCCGTTAAGGATCCGTTTTTTGTGACGAATTTCAAAGGCGGAGAGATCATAAGGGTTGGAAAACTGAAATTCTACAAGATTAAAATTTCCTAA
- the secG gene encoding preprotein translocase subunit SecG — MGIVFLIVIGIYIAVSVGLIWSVMMQMSKHAGLGGAFGSGSLYTVFGREKGLDTLGKVTLTLAITFMVMSVIVAYLINLPR; from the coding sequence TTGGGCATTGTATTTCTTATAGTGATCGGAATTTACATTGCTGTATCAGTGGGGCTGATATGGAGTGTGATGATGCAAATGTCAAAGCACGCAGGGTTGGGTGGTGCATTCGGTTCCGGTTCTCTTTACACGGTTTTCGGTAGGGAAAAGGGATTGGATACGCTTGGAAAAGTCACGCTCACTTTGGCCATTACTTTCATGGTTATGAGTGTTATCGTTGCATATCTTATAAACCTTCCAAGATAA
- a CDS encoding cyclodeaminase/cyclohydrolase family protein, with protein sequence MKISDMTVKEFIDDVASKSPTPGGGAVGAAVAALGAALIQMVANLTIGKKGYEEYEAEMERIVAEADYRRKKILDSADDDIVAFNEVMKALKLPKSTPQEKEERKEKLQESLKKACEVPYELAREISKLCPLAESAMKFGNKNAHSDAESAVALLEAAFTCALANVEINLQSIKDEEFVSSMREAVSELKGKVDNCIINCKKM encoded by the coding sequence ATGAAGATATCAGATATGACGGTTAAGGAATTCATAGATGATGTGGCTTCTAAGTCTCCCACGCCAGGTGGTGGAGCGGTTGGCGCCGCGGTGGCTGCACTTGGTGCGGCGTTAATACAGATGGTGGCAAACCTTACAATTGGTAAAAAAGGTTATGAGGAATACGAAGCTGAAATGGAAAGGATAGTCGCTGAAGCCGATTACAGAAGAAAAAAGATATTGGATAGCGCTGATGATGATATAGTGGCCTTCAACGAAGTTATGAAGGCTTTGAAGCTTCCAAAAAGCACTCCCCAAGAAAAAGAAGAACGAAAAGAGAAATTGCAAGAAAGCTTGAAAAAGGCGTGTGAGGTTCCATACGAATTGGCAAGGGAAATTTCAAAACTTTGCCCTCTCGCAGAGTCAGCCATGAAGTTTGGAAATAAAAATGCCCACAGCGATGCCGAGAGTGCTGTTGCTTTGTTGGAAGCAGCTTTCACATGTGCACTAGCAAATGTGGAGATAAACCTTCAATCCATAAAGGATGAAGAATTCGTTTCTTCCATGAGAGAAGCGGTATCTGAGTTAAAGGGTAAGGTTGACAATTGCATCATTAATTGCAAGAAAATGTGA
- the deoC gene encoding deoxyribose-phosphate aldolase: MIDHTLLSPDATNSQIEKLCAEAVKYAFHSVCVNPVNVPLAFKILSGTAVKVASVVAFPFGATSPSIKAAETRWVIEHGADEIDMVMNIGALKEERYEDVYEDIKAVVEAANGKMVKVIIETALLDFEEKVAACVISKEAGAHFVKTSTGYSKGGAKAEDVALMKFVVGNEMEVKASGGIHSFEDAIEMFRAGATRIGASHSVEIVSDK, encoded by the coding sequence ATGATAGATCATACTTTACTTTCACCAGATGCTACGAATTCCCAGATAGAGAAATTATGTGCTGAGGCTGTGAAGTACGCATTTCATTCGGTATGTGTGAATCCAGTAAACGTACCTTTGGCGTTCAAAATATTGAGTGGAACGGCTGTTAAAGTTGCAAGCGTCGTTGCATTTCCTTTTGGGGCCACTTCACCTTCAATAAAAGCGGCGGAAACAAGATGGGTTATAGAGCATGGAGCCGATGAAATAGATATGGTCATGAACATAGGAGCTTTAAAAGAAGAAAGATATGAAGATGTTTATGAAGATATAAAAGCGGTCGTGGAAGCGGCAAACGGAAAAATGGTTAAGGTCATAATAGAAACTGCACTCTTGGATTTTGAAGAGAAAGTGGCTGCCTGCGTTATATCCAAAGAAGCTGGTGCCCATTTCGTTAAAACATCCACCGGATATTCAAAAGGTGGGGCAAAAGCTGAAGATGTAGCGCTGATGAAATTCGTTGTGGGAAATGAAATGGAAGTAAAGGCATCGGGTGGCATACATTCATTTGAAGATGCCATTGAAATGTTCAGAGCGGGAGCGACTAGAATAGGCGCATCTCATTCGGTAGAGATAGTAAGCGATAAATAG
- a CDS encoding HDIG domain-containing metalloprotein, producing MTRNEAIEIVKEHVSSRNLVNHMIATGAVMKALAKRFGEDESLWEIAGILHDYDYPETKENPEKHGLISVELLKKYDLPQDVYDAILAHCDKKPREKLIEKAIYAADPTTGFIVAGALIRPEKKLEPVDVKFLLKRFKEKSFAKGASREQMASCSEMGLSLEEFYDIALTAMKEIHEELGL from the coding sequence ATGACAAGAAATGAAGCGATAGAAATCGTTAAGGAACATGTTTCTTCACGTAATTTGGTAAATCACATGATTGCCACAGGAGCGGTGATGAAAGCTCTTGCAAAAAGATTTGGTGAAGATGAGTCGTTATGGGAAATAGCGGGTATCCTTCATGATTACGATTATCCTGAAACTAAAGAAAATCCAGAAAAGCACGGATTGATAAGTGTAGAACTTTTAAAGAAATACGATCTTCCTCAAGACGTGTACGATGCCATTTTGGCTCATTGTGATAAAAAACCAAGGGAAAAACTCATCGAAAAAGCAATTTACGCTGCTGATCCTACGACAGGTTTTATAGTTGCCGGTGCGCTCATTAGACCTGAAAAAAAACTAGAGCCTGTGGATGTGAAGTTCTTGCTGAAAAGATTCAAGGAAAAATCATTTGCCAAAGGTGCCAGCCGTGAACAAATGGCGTCATGCTCGGAGATGGGATTGAGTTTGGAAGAATTTTACGACATAGCGCTTACGGCAATGAAAGAGATTCATGAAGAACTGGGTCTTTGA
- a CDS encoding ABC transporter permease, producing the protein MNAWVQAIINVFINPIFYRSTLNQSTPLIFAALGGVYSETTGVVNIALEGIMLMGAFGGVVGSYFTGNPWYGLALALLLGISMAALHAWASIRYAGDQIISGTAIILLAQGITGFLLVELFGKPGSTDLVRSIPLINLGSFEDVPFFGKMVGSLSPLVYIAFASVIFSWYLIYKTKLGLRMRSVGNNPEAADTLGVNVYNIRYFGVLMSGVFAALGGAFLSIGELGQFTENMSNGRGFIALAAMIIGNWSPTGAMWAAILFGAASAFNDQLQSQGVLHLATNTQYLFGMIPYILTLIVVGGFVGKSRAPSADGIPYIKD; encoded by the coding sequence ATGAACGCATGGGTTCAAGCCATCATAAATGTTTTTATAAATCCCATATTTTACAGATCGACTCTCAATCAATCAACACCGCTGATTTTTGCCGCGCTTGGCGGAGTTTACAGTGAAACGACAGGTGTTGTCAACATTGCGCTTGAAGGAATAATGTTAATGGGAGCTTTTGGTGGTGTCGTTGGAAGTTATTTTACGGGAAATCCTTGGTATGGATTGGCTTTAGCCTTACTGCTGGGAATTTCCATGGCAGCTTTGCACGCTTGGGCTTCTATAAGGTACGCGGGAGATCAGATCATAAGCGGTACGGCCATAATATTGCTTGCTCAAGGGATCACCGGATTTTTGTTGGTTGAGCTCTTTGGAAAACCCGGCTCTACCGATTTGGTAAGATCCATACCTCTTATAAATCTCGGCTCTTTTGAAGATGTTCCTTTCTTCGGAAAGATGGTTGGTTCTCTTTCACCACTTGTTTATATAGCTTTTGCTTCGGTTATATTCAGTTGGTACCTCATATATAAAACTAAACTTGGTTTGAGAATGAGATCGGTTGGAAACAATCCAGAAGCTGCTGATACGTTAGGGGTTAACGTTTACAATATTCGATACTTCGGCGTGCTTATGAGTGGGGTTTTTGCCGCTTTGGGAGGAGCTTTTCTCAGTATAGGCGAATTGGGACAGTTTACCGAAAATATGTCAAACGGTCGTGGTTTTATCGCTTTGGCGGCTATGATAATAGGTAACTGGAGTCCTACAGGTGCCATGTGGGCTGCCATACTCTTTGGAGCTGCGTCAGCGTTTAACGATCAGCTTCAAAGCCAGGGAGTACTTCATTTGGCGACAAATACTCAGTACCTTTTCGGAATGATCCCATACATTCTTACTTTAATAGTTGTCGGAGGATTTGTTGGTAAGAGTAGAGCTCCAAGTGCTGATGGTATACCGTACATAAAAGACTGA
- a CDS encoding ABC transporter permease subunit, with amino-acid sequence MNDKVIVPVIAVIVSLFIAAIVMILIGKNPFVAYGALIYGAFGTEGALINNIMKATPLILTGLAVGFGFRAGLFNIGANGQLIIGALLATYVGSQMATFPFYLSIPLMLVVGMLGGALWAALAGWLKAARGAHEVITTIMLNYVAVFIANYVVNGPFQAPGGVPKSPEIAYSARFPNLITTGATWLSAGIFVALAAVVVVYIIIEKTKTGYEIKAVGFNPYAAEYGGISIAKNTVLAMAISGALAGLAGTMQVMGVYYRYLGSLGGSMGFDGITIALIGQNDPIGIAFAAFLISSIRAGSNQMQIAGVSKNIVIIIQGIIIFLVAANRLVKTFMFWKNKGAEEA; translated from the coding sequence ATGAATGACAAAGTAATCGTTCCTGTAATAGCCGTTATTGTTTCTTTGTTTATAGCGGCAATCGTCATGATACTGATCGGAAAAAACCCATTTGTTGCCTATGGAGCCCTTATTTATGGGGCTTTTGGAACGGAAGGCGCTTTGATAAACAACATAATGAAAGCAACACCGTTGATACTGACAGGGTTGGCCGTTGGTTTTGGATTCAGAGCTGGGCTGTTTAACATCGGTGCCAACGGTCAGTTGATAATTGGAGCTCTTCTTGCCACTTATGTGGGGTCGCAGATGGCGACATTTCCATTCTATCTTTCCATTCCTTTGATGCTTGTTGTAGGAATGCTTGGAGGAGCGTTGTGGGCTGCTTTGGCAGGATGGCTTAAAGCTGCAAGAGGCGCGCATGAGGTTATAACAACCATCATGCTCAATTACGTAGCCGTCTTCATTGCTAACTACGTTGTTAACGGTCCTTTCCAGGCACCGGGTGGAGTTCCAAAATCCCCTGAGATTGCCTACTCTGCGAGATTTCCAAATTTGATAACGACTGGTGCCACATGGCTAAGCGCGGGAATATTCGTAGCGTTGGCAGCCGTTGTGGTTGTTTACATAATAATAGAAAAGACGAAAACAGGTTACGAAATCAAAGCCGTTGGCTTTAATCCCTATGCGGCTGAGTACGGTGGTATAAGCATAGCAAAGAACACCGTCCTGGCCATGGCGATAAGTGGAGCGTTGGCAGGTTTAGCCGGTACAATGCAGGTTATGGGGGTCTATTACAGATATCTTGGTTCGCTTGGGGGCAGCATGGGATTTGACGGTATTACCATAGCGTTGATTGGGCAAAATGATCCTATAGGAATAGCTTTTGCGGCATTTTTGATTTCTTCGATAAGAGCAGGTTCCAACCAGATGCAAATAGCTGGGGTTTCGAAAAACATAGTCATAATAATCCAGGGTATCATCATATTCTTGGTAGCGGCCAACAGATTGGTAAAAACATTCATGTTCTGGAAAAATAAAGGAGCTGAAGAAGCATGA